A genomic stretch from Limnobacter thiooxidans includes:
- a CDS encoding PD-(D/E)XK nuclease family protein, producing MTTLFDLPQHHVFFLCPDKEYARGLRRHLVDECGVVYGQAGTLDELVELAHKKRLLDLYAKDQDTRSIESLLKEFPDAFWAKSAQHDPGGVATTLSQCMEKVFLASGDHQGQAWEGFSDTPRVQTRLAEMQHLFEASYAGRCLPEWLQKTIEVIRCKHAPITPIKVLCSTRFNQRGQLIKQFLRTLDEDCQTAIHANAEIASYLCALNTFDENTASAMGTVGSNLLILQTHLYQTELDKSTQWQPSDSSVQVIQCRDRIECIEVLAGMIQQVLSSDSALTQADFAVLLPQSFDSYAQLQRVFERAGLQLANLEYIAHERNLAGELLRYALMMFSGASPKLAVKSLLTNPLMPWSADTGYELAASIDRYGFNIKPPKGLRQKHLNLIELFNQDLPRPALSDALITLKSELNMQGLNDQQLVNTESLFAKVISDALDVTKSYDALIESIELTPINVTVRQAVFLDGVTVVYEGSHAWRGYKFLYVMDFVAGSFPAVSSNPVVLSDSEWNELACVVPTLELQRHQRAFAKRMLRNQLARARRKLTLIIPSFNELGDELKPSESLIDLAVVAGQLDDPHTLILDLANEHDRQGIEGLKQTPDAIDWTARHQPEPQDLELNRNLLGLWTSQTKNNSTGEWETVVKPQSPSALDDLLICPLGWLLKQIGADPKVWEPDGFTPMTSGLIAHDVLEALFTGDAALVPSHAEIDAKAPALFEHAIKKKAPYLNTAIWQVERNNLLAVVISAAKAWADLLIKLNARVVAPELWLQGTFDGHPIHGQTDCVISLPDQGVLVVDFKTAKADKYEKRMKAQVDLQASLYQEMLKTGGPKKPEDTEKARHANLKKLNGVLYFTLKDRLATSNYKPEQAINGWNKVSPHGAGVGEMAWSQDVSSQAMAWLKTRFDELRNGRVAMVKESEIELYEKLGFGQFVYSLSPIIQRSIIRDIAAQDDEEEDGQ from the coding sequence ATGACAACACTTTTCGATTTGCCGCAGCACCATGTTTTCTTTCTTTGCCCGGACAAAGAGTATGCAAGGGGCTTGCGCCGACACCTGGTTGACGAATGTGGTGTGGTTTACGGACAGGCAGGTACATTGGATGAGCTGGTCGAGCTGGCCCACAAAAAGCGCTTGCTGGATCTCTATGCCAAAGACCAAGACACGAGAAGTATTGAAAGCCTGTTGAAAGAGTTTCCCGACGCCTTTTGGGCAAAATCGGCACAGCACGATCCGGGTGGAGTCGCCACCACCCTGTCCCAGTGCATGGAAAAAGTGTTTTTGGCTTCAGGAGACCATCAAGGCCAGGCTTGGGAAGGGTTTTCCGATACGCCGCGCGTACAAACCCGTTTGGCAGAAATGCAGCATTTGTTTGAAGCAAGCTACGCCGGTCGCTGCCTGCCTGAATGGCTACAGAAGACGATTGAAGTGATTCGTTGCAAACACGCGCCCATTACGCCCATCAAGGTGCTGTGCAGCACCCGGTTTAACCAACGTGGTCAACTGATCAAACAGTTTCTGCGTACCCTGGATGAAGATTGCCAAACGGCCATTCATGCCAATGCAGAAATTGCTAGCTACCTGTGTGCACTGAATACCTTTGATGAAAACACAGCGAGCGCGATGGGGACCGTCGGCAGCAACCTGCTCATATTGCAAACACACCTGTACCAAACTGAGCTGGATAAAAGTACGCAATGGCAACCCAGTGACAGCAGTGTGCAGGTAATTCAGTGTCGCGACCGCATTGAATGTATTGAAGTACTGGCAGGCATGATTCAGCAAGTACTGAGTTCCGATTCGGCATTAACCCAGGCCGATTTTGCAGTGTTGCTTCCCCAATCATTTGATTCATATGCCCAGTTACAACGGGTATTCGAAAGGGCAGGGCTTCAACTGGCCAACCTGGAATACATTGCGCATGAACGCAACCTGGCCGGTGAGCTTTTGCGCTATGCGCTGATGATGTTTAGTGGTGCTTCGCCCAAATTGGCGGTCAAGTCTTTGTTGACCAATCCATTGATGCCTTGGTCTGCAGACACAGGGTATGAATTGGCAGCCAGTATTGATCGTTACGGTTTCAATATCAAACCCCCGAAGGGGTTGCGGCAAAAGCATTTGAATTTGATCGAGTTGTTCAATCAGGATTTGCCTCGGCCTGCTTTGTCTGACGCATTGATCACTTTGAAATCTGAGTTGAACATGCAAGGGCTGAATGATCAACAGTTGGTCAACACAGAAAGTCTGTTTGCAAAAGTAATATCGGACGCTTTGGACGTTACAAAATCCTATGATGCCCTTATCGAATCAATCGAATTGACCCCCATCAATGTCACCGTGCGCCAAGCCGTGTTTCTGGATGGGGTTACTGTGGTGTATGAGGGAAGCCATGCCTGGCGGGGTTACAAATTTCTCTATGTGATGGATTTTGTTGCTGGTTCATTCCCGGCAGTCAGCTCCAACCCGGTGGTGTTGTCCGATTCAGAATGGAACGAGTTGGCATGCGTTGTTCCAACACTGGAATTGCAGCGTCATCAACGTGCATTTGCCAAACGAATGCTTCGCAATCAATTGGCCCGAGCCCGAAGAAAACTCACCCTGATCATTCCTTCATTCAATGAGTTGGGGGATGAGTTGAAGCCGTCAGAATCGCTGATCGACCTGGCAGTGGTCGCTGGCCAACTGGACGATCCGCACACACTGATTCTGGATCTTGCCAACGAGCACGACAGGCAGGGCATTGAAGGACTAAAGCAGACTCCAGACGCCATTGATTGGACCGCGAGGCATCAACCTGAACCACAAGATCTCGAGCTGAATCGTAATTTGCTTGGCTTGTGGACGTCACAAACCAAAAATAATTCCACTGGTGAATGGGAAACGGTGGTGAAACCGCAGTCGCCCAGCGCACTGGATGATTTGCTGATTTGCCCATTGGGGTGGTTGCTCAAGCAAATTGGCGCAGATCCCAAAGTTTGGGAACCGGATGGTTTCACACCCATGACCAGTGGGCTGATTGCTCACGATGTGCTGGAAGCATTGTTCACAGGTGATGCTGCCCTCGTACCGAGCCATGCGGAGATTGATGCCAAAGCCCCCGCTTTGTTCGAACATGCAATCAAGAAAAAAGCCCCTTATTTGAACACTGCCATTTGGCAGGTTGAGCGCAACAATTTGTTGGCGGTGGTCATCAGCGCTGCGAAGGCCTGGGCCGACCTGTTGATCAAATTGAATGCGCGCGTTGTTGCCCCTGAGCTTTGGTTGCAAGGCACTTTTGATGGTCACCCCATTCATGGTCAAACCGACTGCGTCATATCCTTGCCTGATCAGGGTGTATTGGTGGTCGACTTCAAAACGGCCAAGGCCGACAAGTATGAAAAACGCATGAAGGCGCAAGTGGATTTGCAGGCCAGTTTGTATCAGGAAATGCTCAAGACGGGTGGCCCAAAAAAACCGGAAGACACAGAAAAAGCACGACACGCAAATCTGAAAAAATTGAACGGTGTGCTGTACTTCACTTTGAAGGACCGCTTGGCCACATCGAATTACAAACCAGAACAGGCGATCAATGGCTGGAATAAGGTAAGCCCGCACGGTGCGGGCGTGGGTGAAATGGCCTGGAGTCAGGATGTGTCCTCTCAAGCCATGGCCTGGCTTAAAACTCGGTTTGATGAGTTAAGAAATGGCAGGGTTGCGATGGTGAAGGAGTCGGAAATCGAGCTGTACGAGAAACTGGGTTTTGGTCAGTTCGTGTATTCCCTTTCACCCATCATTCAGCGGTCGATCATTCGAGATATTGCTGCTCAAGATGACGAGGAGGAGGACGGACAATGA